In bacterium, one genomic interval encodes:
- a CDS encoding aminotransferase class V-fold PLP-dependent enzyme translates to MSEFRYIYLDNSATSWPKPPAVARAMTRFLTEEGGSAGRGSHTRAIHAAGSVFAAREAVARLLGVTQPQRICLGPGATWALNQALYGLLKPGDRVLACVTNHNAVRRPLLDLARRGVIGLDWFAPADHTRPHDPAAVDRLLGEKQPRMLCLNHVSNVLGTVQPLAELTAVAHAHGVLVLADIAQASGVVPLELEKWGVDAAAFTGHKGMLGPQGTGGLYAAEGVEPIPLLRGGGGTPITEDMPEELPERLECGTYNVVGLVGLTAGIEWVLDRGVEELHRQKTRLLKKLLDILKKNGARLIGPPDVEGRVPLATFTIPGRDANRLAADLEERGGIQVRTGLHCAPGAHELAGTHETGAVRVSLGAFNTEDDLDVLDRTLGGILA, encoded by the coding sequence TTGAGCGAGTTCCGCTACATCTACCTGGACAACTCGGCCACGAGCTGGCCCAAACCGCCCGCCGTCGCCCGTGCGATGACCCGCTTTCTCACCGAGGAGGGCGGTTCGGCGGGGCGCGGCTCACACACCCGGGCCATCCACGCCGCGGGGTCTGTCTTCGCGGCGCGGGAGGCGGTAGCCCGGCTCCTGGGCGTGACACAGCCGCAGCGCATCTGCCTGGGCCCCGGCGCCACCTGGGCCCTGAACCAGGCCCTCTACGGCCTCCTGAAACCGGGTGACCGAGTCCTCGCCTGCGTCACCAACCACAACGCCGTGCGCCGACCGCTCCTGGACCTGGCCCGCCGGGGGGTCATCGGGCTGGACTGGTTCGCCCCGGCCGATCACACCCGGCCCCACGATCCCGCTGCCGTGGACCGTCTGCTCGGTGAGAAGCAGCCGAGGATGCTCTGCCTGAACCACGTGTCCAACGTCCTGGGAACGGTCCAGCCGCTCGCCGAGCTTACGGCGGTCGCCCACGCGCACGGCGTCCTGGTCCTGGCCGACATCGCCCAGGCCTCCGGCGTCGTCCCCCTCGAATTGGAGAAATGGGGCGTGGACGCGGCCGCCTTCACCGGCCACAAGGGGATGCTCGGACCACAGGGCACCGGCGGCCTGTACGCGGCCGAGGGTGTCGAGCCGATTCCCCTCCTGCGCGGCGGCGGCGGGACGCCCATCACCGAGGACATGCCCGAGGAGTTGCCCGAGAGGCTCGAGTGCGGCACCTACAACGTCGTCGGCCTGGTGGGGCTCACCGCCGGCATCGAGTGGGTTCTGGACCGGGGCGTGGAGGAGTTGCACCGACAAAAGACCCGCCTGCTGAAAAAGCTCCTGGACATTCTGAAAAAAAACGGGGCCCGGCTGATCGGACCGCCCGACGTCGAAGGCAGGGTCCCCCTCGCCACGTTCACCATCCCGGGCCGGGACGCCAACCGACTGGCCGCCGACCTCGAGGAGCGCGGGGGGATTCAGGTCCGGACGGGCCTGCACTGCGCCCCGGGAGCACACGAGCTGGCGGGCACCCATGAGACCGGGGCCGTGCGGGTAAGCCTCGGGGCCTTCAACACCGAAGACGACCTGGACGTGCTGGACCGGACGCTGGGGGGGATACTCGCTTGA
- a CDS encoding thioesterase family protein, translating into MPPHTITHRVLYAETDQMGIVYNVNYLVWFEAARTELLREAGLPYIEMERRGYYLPAVETGARFVNSARYDDLVEVTAVVGELRPVSLRIDYEIHRDGELLVTGFTRHAVTNRDGTPRRPPPWLTDAFKRCLPISESR; encoded by the coding sequence ATGCCGCCCCACACCATCACCCACCGGGTTCTCTACGCCGAGACGGACCAGATGGGCATCGTGTACAACGTCAACTACCTCGTGTGGTTCGAGGCGGCGCGCACCGAACTCCTCCGCGAGGCCGGCCTCCCCTACATCGAGATGGAGCGGCGGGGCTACTACCTCCCCGCGGTGGAAACGGGCGCCAGGTTCGTGAATAGCGCGAGGTACGACGACCTGGTCGAGGTCACCGCCGTGGTCGGCGAGCTCAGGCCGGTCAGCCTGCGCATTGACTACGAGATTCACCGCGACGGCGAGCTCCTGGTCACCGGCTTCACCCGGCACGCGGTGACGAACCGGGACGGTACGCCCCGTCGTCCGCCACCCTGGCTCACCGACGCCTTCAAACGGTGTCTTCCAATCTCGGAATCCCGTTGA
- a CDS encoding prolipoprotein diacylglyceryl transferase family protein: MYPVFLRDIPNPLTGETFDIRWYGVWFMVALLVGLFVFARRGRRMLGLPFDDVLILSVIVIAAGLFGAKLLTVFLRLDYFWADPLGFLFGRSNISITGGLLGGGLALWLCTRRKEGIGFLGVADALAGALPLAQALGRQGCFSAGCCYGKPTHAWWGVTFTHPDSVCGLKDVPLIPTQLLESGLNLLLFIGIILFEKFCKKRRQGATFLVYGFGYGTIRFVMDFLRADKQAFWLGLTTNQWAVVVGFVLLGLAWWRLLPKSALAVEAYADPPARRIFKTRIKKRDRG, encoded by the coding sequence GTGTACCCCGTTTTTCTCCGCGACATCCCGAACCCGCTCACCGGTGAGACCTTCGATATCCGGTGGTACGGCGTCTGGTTCATGGTGGCGCTTCTCGTCGGCCTGTTCGTCTTCGCCCGGCGCGGCAGGCGCATGTTGGGATTGCCCTTCGACGATGTCCTCATCCTGTCGGTGATCGTCATCGCCGCCGGTCTTTTCGGGGCCAAGCTGCTCACGGTCTTCCTCCGGTTGGACTACTTCTGGGCCGATCCCCTGGGTTTCCTCTTCGGTCGGAGCAACATCAGCATCACCGGCGGGCTGTTGGGGGGCGGTCTGGCGCTCTGGCTATGCACCCGTCGGAAGGAGGGGATCGGTTTCCTCGGAGTTGCCGACGCCCTGGCCGGGGCCTTGCCGCTGGCCCAGGCCCTGGGGCGCCAGGGCTGCTTCTCCGCCGGTTGCTGTTACGGCAAGCCCACCCACGCCTGGTGGGGCGTCACCTTCACCCACCCCGATTCGGTCTGCGGGCTGAAGGATGTCCCGCTCATCCCGACCCAACTCCTGGAGTCGGGGCTGAACCTCCTCCTCTTCATCGGGATAATACTCTTCGAGAAATTTTGCAAAAAAAGGCGTCAGGGGGCGACCTTCCTCGTGTACGGCTTCGGCTACGGGACTATCCGCTTCGTGATGGACTTTCTCCGGGCCGACAAGCAGGCCTTCTGGCTGGGGCTGACGACGAACCAGTGGGCGGTCGTCGTCGGCTTCGTGCTGTTGGGGCTTGCCTGGTGGCGGCTCCTGCCGAAGTCCGCCCTGGCCGTCGAGGCTTATGCCGACCCTCCGGCGCGGAGGATTTTCAAGACGAGGATAAAGAAGAGGGACCGCGGCTAG
- the groES gene encoding co-chaperone GroES codes for MKFKPLGDRILVKRLVDETEKTSGGIIIPDTAKEKPQRGKVVSLGEGKRTEEGNLLPMRLKKGQEILFGKYSGNEVKIDGEEYIIMREDDVLGVIE; via the coding sequence ATGAAGTTCAAGCCTCTCGGAGACCGGATTCTGGTCAAGCGTCTCGTGGATGAGACCGAGAAAACCTCGGGCGGCATCATCATCCCCGACACGGCCAAGGAAAAACCCCAGCGCGGGAAGGTCGTTTCGCTGGGCGAGGGCAAGCGCACCGAGGAGGGCAACCTCCTCCCCATGCGCCTGAAGAAGGGCCAGGAGATTCTCTTCGGCAAGTACTCCGGCAACGAGGTCAAGATTGACGGCGAGGAGTACATCATCATGCGCGAGGACGACGTCCTGGGCGTCATCGAGTAG
- the groL gene encoding chaperonin GroEL (60 kDa chaperone family; promotes refolding of misfolded polypeptides especially under stressful conditions; forms two stacked rings of heptamers to form a barrel-shaped 14mer; ends can be capped by GroES; misfolded proteins enter the barrel where they are refolded when GroES binds) → MAKILEFSEEARKDMLEGVTTLARAVKATLGPRGRNVVLDRKFGSPTVTKDGVTVAKEIELEEPFQNMGAQMVREVASKTSDVAGDGTTTATVLAEAIFREGIRNVTSGANPMSLKRGIDKAVAVIVEGLKDISREVSDSREIEQVGTISANNDSEIGQKISEAMEKVGKEGVITVEESKGMETTLDLVEGMQFDRGYLSAYFVTDPERMEAVLEDAVVLIHEKKISSMKDLLPLLEKVAQSVRPLLIIAEDVEGEALATLVVNKIRGTLKVCAVKAPGFGDRRKEMLKDIAILTGGQVISEELGLKLENATLNDLGKAKRITVDKDDTTLVEGAGSQSDIEGRINTLKAQIEKTTSDYDKEKLQERLAKLAGGVAVIKVGAATETEMKEKKARVEDALHATRAAVEEGIVPGGGVAYLRAMAKLDGLKLEDDEATGVEIIRKALEKPLYHIADNAGVEGAVVVATVKAKKGSAGFNAYTNEYGDMFKLGIVDPTKVTRIALQNAASIAGLMLTTEALVADKPEEEKPMPGGGMGGGGMGMY, encoded by the coding sequence ATGGCTAAGATCCTGGAATTTTCCGAGGAAGCGCGCAAAGATATGCTCGAGGGCGTGACGACGCTCGCCCGGGCGGTCAAGGCCACACTCGGTCCCCGTGGGCGTAACGTCGTCCTGGACCGGAAGTTCGGCTCGCCCACCGTGACCAAGGACGGCGTCACCGTGGCCAAGGAGATCGAGCTGGAGGAGCCCTTCCAGAACATGGGCGCCCAGATGGTCCGCGAGGTCGCCTCGAAAACCTCGGACGTGGCCGGCGACGGGACCACCACCGCCACCGTTCTCGCCGAGGCCATCTTCCGCGAGGGGATACGCAACGTCACCTCGGGGGCCAACCCGATGAGCCTCAAACGCGGGATTGACAAGGCCGTGGCCGTGATCGTCGAGGGCCTGAAGGATATTTCCCGTGAAGTGTCCGACTCCCGCGAAATCGAGCAGGTCGGCACCATCTCCGCCAACAATGACTCGGAGATCGGCCAGAAAATCTCCGAGGCCATGGAGAAGGTGGGCAAGGAGGGCGTCATCACCGTCGAGGAGTCCAAGGGGATGGAGACGACCCTGGACCTCGTCGAGGGCATGCAGTTCGACCGCGGTTACCTCTCGGCGTACTTCGTCACCGACCCGGAGCGCATGGAGGCGGTGCTGGAGGATGCCGTGGTTCTCATCCACGAGAAGAAAATCAGCTCGATGAAGGACCTGTTGCCGCTGCTGGAGAAGGTGGCCCAGTCCGTCCGGCCGCTCCTGATCATCGCCGAGGACGTGGAGGGTGAGGCTCTGGCCACCCTGGTCGTCAATAAAATCCGCGGCACGCTCAAGGTCTGCGCCGTAAAGGCTCCCGGTTTCGGCGACCGCCGCAAGGAAATGCTCAAGGACATCGCCATCCTCACCGGCGGCCAGGTCATCAGCGAGGAGCTGGGTCTCAAGCTCGAGAACGCCACCCTCAACGACCTGGGCAAGGCTAAGCGCATCACCGTGGACAAGGACGACACGACCCTCGTCGAGGGCGCCGGTTCCCAGTCCGATATCGAGGGGCGGATCAACACCCTCAAGGCCCAGATCGAGAAGACAACTTCGGACTACGACAAAGAGAAACTCCAGGAGCGGCTGGCCAAGCTGGCCGGCGGCGTGGCGGTTATCAAGGTCGGCGCGGCCACCGAGACCGAGATGAAGGAGAAGAAGGCCCGCGTCGAGGACGCCCTGCACGCCACCCGGGCCGCCGTCGAGGAGGGCATCGTCCCCGGCGGAGGTGTCGCCTACCTGCGTGCCATGGCCAAGCTCGACGGGCTCAAGCTCGAGGACGACGAGGCCACCGGCGTGGAAATCATCCGCAAGGCCCTGGAGAAGCCGCTCTACCATATCGCCGACAACGCCGGCGTAGAGGGGGCGGTCGTCGTCGCGACGGTCAAGGCCAAGAAGGGCTCCGCGGGCTTCAACGCCTACACCAACGAGTACGGCGACATGTTCAAGTTGGGCATCGTGGACCCGACCAAGGTCACGCGCATCGCCCTGCAGAACGCGGCCTCCATCGCCGGGCTCATGCTCACCACCGAGGCGCTGGTGGCCGACAAGCCCGAGGAGGAGAAGCCGATGCCAGGCGGCGGTATGGGCGGCGGCGGCATGGGCATGTACTAG
- a CDS encoding tetratricopeptide repeat protein has product MAKRFQLGPEIERYTQLLARDPDSLAFVPLADAYRKSGLFEESFAVLKRGMGRRPDYIPAKIVLGKCYLDLGNYPKAETTFEDILRLDRDNLVALSSMANVRLHQRRYGEAATIYRRILELDPSNDAAAQQLAKLEGKALSQNQGEVIEIDIESTATKIPATEPLSGEIEEVEERPPDTLDFENVMRAGSLPSSRESGEALPVTEPPVDGPEVSVGESRGSGDGADSPPITGKAATGVEPADSGSNGEPTEIDLDLIPPVVPLDIVDDEPRETVAEKDVVPPDPSKAGGEKPVRHAGDEPEINVDVPVPPPPDTEELALVEPEHVEVMPEDEVPPEIPPVKDTAPIIPTEESDKPAFKTFSSWLSGMAGRKDEEVEEEDKGVEQ; this is encoded by the coding sequence ATGGCTAAACGTTTCCAGCTCGGACCGGAGATCGAGCGCTACACACAGCTCCTGGCGCGCGATCCCGATTCCCTAGCCTTCGTGCCCCTGGCGGACGCCTACCGCAAGAGCGGCCTCTTCGAGGAGTCCTTCGCGGTGCTCAAGCGGGGGATGGGCCGGCGTCCCGATTACATCCCCGCCAAGATAGTTTTAGGCAAGTGCTACCTGGACCTGGGCAACTACCCCAAGGCTGAGACCACCTTTGAGGACATCCTGCGGTTGGACCGGGACAACCTCGTGGCGCTCTCCTCCATGGCCAACGTCAGGTTGCACCAGCGGCGCTACGGCGAGGCGGCCACCATCTACCGCCGCATCCTCGAACTCGACCCGTCCAACGACGCCGCGGCCCAGCAGTTGGCGAAACTGGAGGGCAAGGCCCTCTCGCAGAACCAGGGTGAGGTCATCGAGATAGACATTGAATCCACCGCGACGAAGATCCCGGCCACCGAGCCTCTCTCCGGCGAGATCGAGGAGGTCGAGGAGAGGCCTCCGGACACCCTCGACTTCGAGAACGTGATGCGGGCTGGATCCCTCCCCTCATCCCGGGAATCCGGCGAGGCTCTGCCGGTGACGGAGCCGCCCGTGGATGGACCGGAGGTCTCGGTGGGGGAATCCCGGGGAAGCGGCGATGGTGCTGATTCACCGCCGATCACCGGGAAGGCTGCGACCGGTGTGGAACCGGCTGACTCCGGCTCGAACGGCGAACCCACGGAGATAGATTTGGACCTCATCCCCCCGGTGGTGCCCCTCGACATCGTGGATGATGAGCCCCGGGAAACTGTCGCTGAAAAGGACGTGGTTCCCCCGGACCCGTCGAAAGCCGGAGGGGAGAAGCCGGTGAGGCACGCCGGCGACGAGCCCGAAATCAATGTTGATGTGCCCGTGCCTCCGCCGCCCGACACCGAGGAACTGGCCCTCGTGGAACCGGAGCACGTCGAGGTGATGCCCGAAGACGAGGTGCCCCCGGAGATACCCCCGGTGAAGGACACGGCTCCGATTATTCCCACCGAAGAATCCGATAAACCCGCTTTCAAGACCTTCTCGAGCTGGCTCTCCGGCATGGCCGGACGGAAAGACGAAGAGGTAGAGGAAGAGGACAAAGGAGTCGAGCAGTGA
- a CDS encoding roadblock/LC7 domain-containing protein, with translation MNEVVEILKRLLVVKEVKVAVVVGEDGLVLDSAGSEEADVEAIGAICASGYLSFKQIGEELNYGAVVQSVTRFQSGVIVLSRLPNQLTLAVVATEKANLAKVWDATGGIITDMARLLR, from the coding sequence GTGAATGAGGTCGTGGAAATCCTGAAACGCCTGCTCGTGGTCAAAGAGGTCAAGGTCGCCGTGGTGGTCGGGGAGGACGGGCTCGTGCTCGATTCCGCCGGCTCCGAGGAGGCCGACGTCGAGGCCATCGGGGCGATTTGCGCCAGCGGCTACCTCTCCTTCAAGCAGATCGGCGAGGAGCTCAACTACGGGGCCGTAGTCCAATCCGTCACCCGATTCCAGTCCGGCGTCATCGTCCTCTCCCGGCTGCCCAACCAGCTGACCCTGGCCGTGGTGGCGACGGAAAAGGCCAACCTGGCCAAGGTCTGGGACGCCACCGGCGGAATAATCACCGACATGGCGCGGCTGCTGCGTTAA
- a CDS encoding HD domain-containing protein, with protein MDYQTRLIEAALAALDERRGGHVLRTAQVAAGLSPGMEGRFRELSLPDEEPVAGVPLSSRAYLAGILHDSHRDGSGPTPDFPLDEIEARYPWKLAHAALAAQFAYDGGLRDAGVLFAVRYHTIGHPSPTPLLCSLMLADAIEPGRAHEGVEEIRETAGRDPVAALVKRLKSTTGFVAAQGLEVHPNALAQIATLERALK; from the coding sequence TTGGATTATCAAACCCGACTCATCGAGGCCGCTCTGGCTGCCCTGGACGAGCGCCGGGGCGGCCATGTGCTGAGGACCGCCCAGGTCGCCGCCGGGCTTTCCCCGGGGATGGAGGGAAGGTTCCGCGAGCTCTCCCTGCCGGACGAGGAACCGGTCGCCGGTGTGCCGCTGTCCTCGCGGGCCTATCTGGCCGGCATCCTGCACGATTCACACCGCGACGGCTCCGGCCCCACACCCGATTTCCCCCTGGACGAGATTGAGGCGCGCTACCCCTGGAAGCTCGCCCACGCCGCCCTGGCGGCCCAGTTCGCCTACGATGGGGGACTGCGCGACGCGGGCGTGCTCTTCGCCGTCCGGTACCACACCATCGGCCACCCCTCGCCGACGCCGCTTCTGTGCTCCCTGATGCTGGCCGACGCAATCGAGCCGGGCCGCGCGCACGAGGGCGTGGAGGAGATTCGAGAAACCGCCGGGCGCGACCCCGTCGCCGCCCTGGTTAAGCGTCTGAAGAGCACCACCGGTTTCGTCGCCGCTCAGGGGCTCGAGGTCCACCCGAACGCCCTGGCCCAGATAGCGACCCTGGAACGGGCTTTAAAATGA
- the rsfS gene encoding ribosome silencing factor yields the protein MSTTRKSPPEGEELVRLIALCLDEGKAEEVVALDLRGIGAMSDYFVIASGVTDNHVRALCERIERDLVPKGAKPLHREGLETCNWVLLDYFEVVVHVFRRPVRRYYDLERLWGDAPALELGL from the coding sequence ATGAGCACCACCCGGAAATCACCGCCCGAGGGAGAGGAGCTGGTCCGCCTCATCGCGCTCTGCCTCGACGAGGGCAAAGCGGAGGAGGTCGTCGCCCTCGACCTTAGGGGTATCGGGGCGATGAGCGACTATTTCGTCATCGCTTCGGGTGTCACCGACAACCACGTCCGGGCGCTGTGCGAGCGAATCGAGCGCGACCTCGTCCCGAAGGGCGCCAAGCCGCTCCATCGCGAGGGGCTCGAGACCTGTAACTGGGTTCTCTTGGACTACTTCGAGGTGGTCGTGCACGTCTTCCGTCGCCCGGTGCGGCGGTATTACGACCTGGAGCGGCTCTGGGGCGACGCGCCGGCGCTGGAGCTGGGACTTTAA
- a CDS encoding 23S rRNA (pseudouridine(1915)-N(3))-methyltransferase RlmH translates to MFTVRLLTVSPTRRDFVRDGLAFYIERLNRFCNFHLVEVREVPLKEGEKGGAEWARRRAAVALAAKRAGGFASVQVDPRGRQLSSEEFAKWLDGARRTKPGLDVILGGAAGLEPMKVDLMLSLGPWTLPHELARLVVIEGLYRTFTILTGHPYHK, encoded by the coding sequence GTGTTCACCGTCCGGCTGCTCACCGTCTCCCCGACGCGGCGCGATTTCGTCCGCGACGGGCTCGCATTCTACATCGAGCGCCTGAACCGCTTCTGCAATTTTCATCTGGTGGAGGTGCGTGAAGTTCCCCTGAAGGAGGGGGAGAAGGGGGGGGCGGAATGGGCCCGCCGGCGGGCCGCGGTCGCCCTGGCCGCCAAGCGCGCGGGGGGATTCGCCTCCGTTCAGGTGGATCCGCGGGGGCGGCAGCTCTCCAGCGAGGAGTTCGCGAAATGGCTCGACGGGGCAAGGCGGACTAAGCCGGGCCTGGACGTCATTCTCGGCGGAGCCGCGGGGCTGGAGCCGATGAAGGTGGACCTCATGCTTTCCCTCGGACCGTGGACGCTGCCCCACGAGCTGGCGCGCCTGGTGGTCATCGAAGGGCTCTACCGCACTTTCACCATCC